One part of the Quercus lobata isolate SW786 chromosome 7, ValleyOak3.0 Primary Assembly, whole genome shotgun sequence genome encodes these proteins:
- the LOC115953416 gene encoding NDR1/HIN1-like protein 10 yields MAEKQNQPLNGAYYGPSVPPPRQAYHRPGRGRGCGCLGCLLRLIVSLVVIVGLAVLIFWLIFRPTKLKFYATEASLTQFNLTSSNTLQYNLAVTITARNPNKKIGVYYDSIEVRAYYDDQRFGTKSLTPFYQGHKSTDILNTEFSGQQLLVLEAEELSEFNSEKTAGVYNIDVKLYLQLRLKVGKLKTWKLKPKVDCELRVPLSSNGNSATGFESTKCDIDY; encoded by the coding sequence ATGGCAGAGAAACAAAACCAACCCTTGAATGGTGCCTACTATGGCCCCTCAGTCCCGCCACCACGCCAAGCCTATCACCGCCCTGGCCGTGGCAGAGGCTGCGGCTGCCTTGGCTGCCTTTTGAGACTCATAGTCTCATTGGTTGTCATCGTTGGCCTTGCTGTTCTCATCTTTTGGCTTATCTTCCGCCCCACCAAATTGAAATTCTACGCCACAGAAGCCTCGCTTACCCAATTCAATCTCACGTCCAGCAACACTCTCCAATACAACCTTGCCGTCACCATCACTGCCAGAAACCCCAACAAGAAGATCGGTGTCTACTACGATTCTATAGAGGTTAGGGCTTACTATGATGACCAGAGGTTTGGTACCAAGAGTTTGACACCGTTTTATCAAGGGCATAAGAGTACGGATATTTTGAACACTGAGTTTTCAGGGCAGCAATTGTTGGTTCTTGAGGCTGAGGAGCTTTCTGAGTTTAATTCCGAGAAGACTGCTGGGGTTTATAACATTGATGTGAAGCTTTATCTTCAGCTTAGGTTGAAGGTAGGAAAGTTGAAGACATGGAAGTTGAAGCCCAAGGTTGACTGCGAGTTGAGAGTTCCATTGAGTTCCAATGGAAATTCAGCCACTGGTTTTGAGAGTACCAAGTGCGACATTGATTATTGA